The Venturia canescens isolate UGA chromosome 4, ASM1945775v1, whole genome shotgun sequence genomic interval CCTCGTAATGTTTCAAAGCATAGGAGAACGACTGAACAAATTCTCGTCGGTCGTCATACGTAAAGTCAAACAGTTACTCAACTGCAAAGACGTCCAGGTAATTCGGCTTAATTTAACGTccgtttttatcgaaaaaactgATTTTGTACGCGTCAAAATAAAACGAGACTGCGGTCGATTGTTGAACCTCGTAGTCACTTAATCCCGATTGAAATATATCGAgatcgatgaaaaagaaaaaatttcaaaagacaaTGGGAATTCGAGGTATACAACAAAACCGGAAATCGCTTCGAACACTTTCCTTTCGATCTGAACAATAAATGAGACCAACACTTTTTGGCTTCTATTTTTCAGGCCTCGGAGATCAATCTAATATTTGTAGTGACGTTTCTCTCGAGTCTAACGATAACCGGAGGTGCTGCCGCCTTTTCGAGGTACGAGGGCTGGTCGTACTTTGATTCTGTCTACTACTGTTTCATAACGTTGACGACAATTGGCTTCGGCGATATGGTTGCCTTACAAAAGGACAACGCACTCGACAACAAGCCCGAATACGTCATATTTGCATTGATATTCATCCTTTTCGGTCTCGCAATCGTTGCCGCATCGTTAAATCTTCTCGTTTTGAGATTCGTCACGATGAACACCGAAGACGAGAGGAGAGACGAGGCAGAGGCTCTGCAGGTACATATTTACGAAAATAAACACATCCGAACACGtctcaagatttttatttagttTGCGTAGTGAAAAATATAGCGCCGACGATCTTCCAAGTACATTTTAATAACGTTCGTTCGAAATCCTTTCCGAGCTTAAATCGCGAAtacttacaatttcgaatgtttTCCGATGCTCGGACGTTCCGAAGTCAATTCTTCGaagacgaaaaattttctttaattcgTTTAACTTTGTTGTTCTTATTGTGAAGGCGGCCCAAGGTGCAGTACGTCTGGAAGGCGACGTGATAACGGCAAACGGTTCGATATTATCGGGCCAAATGGGCAATCAGGGTGATACGATATCGCTGTACGACGACGCATCAGTTTGTAGCTGCAGGTGCAGTGACTTTTACAGAAAACGACGAAGACCGAGATTCACAGTGCGTCGTTCGCCAGGCAAGATATCACACTTGTTGCCGATGCAGCAATTTTCGGAAACGAGCTTTCGCAACGAATTGCGCCCACCACCGTTGACGCCACTTTTACAACTGCCCCCGATTTACCAGCACCGAGCGAGTATCTAACGGGCGACATCTATCAGAAATTTGCCGAAGCTCGTGCGCGAGCCACAGTACCAAACCCGACGAGCTTCTGTTTAATAACATGGCGGCGAGGGGGGAGGGCcgagaagggaagaaaaaatggaaaaaggataaacggaaaaaagCTGCGCGAGGCACGGTCAATTTTTTCGCATAAGGATCGAACGGTGAACGGGACACGCAGGAGAATTTCGCGGGCTAGAAATATTGCGCGTgagatataaagaaaaaagtattgtgataaaaaaaatcgagttaaATATTATATTCGAGTAAGTATGAGCGCGGGAGAGTGAAATAAGGAACGAAACGTCTTGGTAGTATTGAATCGGTACGCGGTGGCGAAATTGTCGATGCTCAATCGACCCCattcttctcttctctctACAGTTACTATACACATCGGGCATATTCCATCCTCCTCATAAACTGTCATGTGTTTTAGAGTTTATGTCGGAAGTTGCCTCCAGCGAACCCGGACCGTTTGACTCCCGGTTCGCTCGCGACGAGTTTCTCTCCTCGTAAACTTAGCCCACTTTCGGCGCTTCGACCAAAAAACAAATCGAATTCAAGCTTAGTGTCCTGTCCATAAACGCACGAGTGTCTTACATCtcgtaaaaatttgaatgttcgTTCTCGTGGTAATCGTGATAAAAAGGACCGAGTGATGTTTGCAAAGTTTCGGAATGTGTGGCGAGGCTCTGATCGTTGaaacaagataaaaaaaagaaactataCGTGCGAATCATTTCCGTTTTGCATCGATgtaattgtgaataaaaatcgaatgaaaaactctAATCGATGAATGTCAAATGGCGGATCGGAGGACGAAAAATCAGGCAGGAAAGAAGATTAAACCACACCTGGAGTTCAAATAAAGCCGAAGAGGAATAAGAAAGTATCGAAAGGATgaacgaaatatgaaaaacaaacaaacaaaataatattaaacaattataataacgatttttcattaatgaGACATTTTAGAATTTGTATATATTGAActatgaaaagaaaaagaaggaggatAAACGTAGGATTAGGATCGAGATATTAGGTCTTAAGACGTTCGAACCTTCGATGtacataaacgaaaaaaaaaaacaaaaaag includes:
- the Task6 gene encoding two pore potassium channel protein sup-9, which produces MKKQNVRTLSLIVCTFTYLLVGAAIFDVLESETEKRRKEALDDVERMVIRKYNISEDDFKIMETVVLKTEPHKAGQQWKFAGAFYYATTVLTTIGYGHSTPNTISGKLFTMFYAIVGIPLGLVMFQSIGERLNKFSSVVIRKVKQLLNCKDVQASEINLIFVVTFLSSLTITGGAAAFSRYEGWSYFDSVYYCFITLTTIGFGDMVALQKDNALDNKPEYVIFALIFILFGLAIVAASLNLLVLRFVTMNTEDERRDEAEALQAAQGAVRLEGDVITANGSILSGQMGNQGDTISLYDDASVCSCRCSDFYRKRRRPRFTVRRSPGKISHLLPMQQFSETSFRNELRPPPLTPLLQLPPIYQHRASI